A window of Deinococcus sp. YIM 134068 genomic DNA:
CAGGGTAAGCCTGACCCTGAGCCACTGAGCGGACGAAAACGCCCTCATACTGTACTACAAACAACGCTCGAAGTCGGCTGGCAGCTCGTTTTTCGTTCGCCCTCATAAAATCTGTCAGGCCGTCAGGACGAGAAGGTCAGGGAGCCGACACGCGCCCGAGATTCTGCGGGTAGACGCTCAGGGCATAGACGCCGGTCGCGTCCGGGAGGCGGACCACCCTGCCGCTGACCTGCCGCTGGGTGGCGAGGTTGACGCGGACGCCGACTACGCCCGTTCCCGCCGAGTTCATCACGTAGTCGAACATCTTGTAGTTCACGCCGCTGCTAACGTTGGTCGTCGGGGCGATGTAGTCGGACAGGAGGTTGGCGTCGCTGCCCGTGGTGGGGGGCAGGGTGAGGGCACTGGGCGCGACGCCCACTGGGCTGGCCTCGTAATAGTAGTCACGGTACTCGACCAGAATCCATACGGTGCCGTCGTTCGCCGTGTCCTTGCCCGGATTGGAGGGCGAGGTCTCGCTGGTGCCATTCACCCAGACGGAGCGCTTGACCGGGTAGTAAGCGTAGAACTTGTAGCAGCCGTCGTTCTTGGCGTCGACTTCAGGTTTGGCGGGCGTCGAGCCGGAGGCGGGTACCGCTGGTGTACTTGGAGCGCACTCAGCTCCCGGTGTTTTGGGCGGAAGAATGACCGCCAAGAGGGGGTGAGTGCCCACCGTCCAATTGCCGCTGGCCGACGTAACCAGCGGATTCCGGCGCAACTCGCCGCCCCCCAGCGCCAGGGTTTGCGCGGGCGGGAAGACGTACCAGGCCTCCTTCACCCGTGAGCCGATCAGTTGCTCGGCATTCACCGTCTCCTGCTGCAATTCGGCGCGGGCCATCGCCAACGTGGTCGTGCGCGAGCCGCCGACGAAAGTGTTACTCAGGGCCAGTAGCACGACGCCAAAAATCCCCATGACGACGAGCATCTCGACAAGCGTGAAGCCCGTCTCCCTCCGGCCCCTCACTGGGGCCTCAGCACGTCGAGCGTGAGAGTGGTGGCCTGCGTGCCCGTTCCGGCGGTGACGGTCACGCGGCGCATCGCGGGAGTGGTGCCCGTGGCCGCCGGACAGGAGGCCGCGACGGAAACGTTCCCCAGGATGCCCGGAGTCTGGGCACGGGAGTCGAGGGGGCGACTTTGCAGAGTCACGCCGGT
This region includes:
- a CDS encoding PulJ/GspJ family protein, which gives rise to MRGRRETGFTLVEMLVVMGIFGVVLLALSNTFVGGSRTTTLAMARAELQQETVNAEQLIGSRVKEAWYVFPPAQTLALGGGELRRNPLVTSASGNWTVGTHPLLAVILPPKTPGAECAPSTPAVPASGSTPAKPEVDAKNDGCYKFYAYYPVKRSVWVNGTSETSPSNPGKDTANDGTVWILVEYRDYYYEASPVGVAPSALTLPPTTGSDANLLSDYIAPTTNVSSGVNYKMFDYVMNSAGTGVVGVRVNLATQRQVSGRVVRLPDATGVYALSVYPQNLGRVSAP